Proteins co-encoded in one Bacteroidales bacterium genomic window:
- a CDS encoding acyl-CoA dehydrogenase family protein, with amino-acid sequence MIFEFTEEQKMIRQAAGDFAKRLEADVIHRDTHAEFPTEHVKALCELGFLGMITKPEYGGGGMDTISYLLAMEEISKIDSSVAVIMSVHNSLVLAGMEKFCNEEQKRKYLPKMVTGEHIGAFLLSEPEAGSDATSQKTTAEDKGEYYLVNGTKNWITNAACASVYIVIAQTHPEKKHHGINALIVDAKSPGISLGQHEDKMGMRSSDTHSVMFTDVIVPKENRIGEDGFGFKFAMQALEGGRISIAAQATGIAQGAFERALKYSKERKAFGKLISQHQAIAFKLADMALKIENARNLYLKAGWLKDHGKPFAKESAMAKLYAADIAMEVTTEAVQIHGGYGYVKEYHVERLMREAKLTQIYEGTSEIQKIVISRLLLQD; translated from the coding sequence ATGATATTTGAATTTACCGAAGAGCAAAAGATGATTCGCCAGGCAGCAGGCGATTTTGCAAAGCGACTTGAGGCCGATGTGATCCACCGTGATACCCATGCAGAATTTCCGACTGAACATGTCAAAGCGCTTTGCGAACTTGGCTTTTTAGGGATGATCACCAAGCCCGAATATGGAGGAGGGGGTATGGACACGATTTCTTACCTGCTTGCTATGGAAGAAATTTCTAAGATAGACTCGTCGGTTGCAGTCATCATGTCGGTACACAATTCGCTGGTGCTGGCAGGCATGGAGAAATTCTGCAATGAAGAACAAAAGCGGAAGTATCTGCCAAAAATGGTCACCGGAGAGCACATCGGCGCCTTCCTGCTGTCGGAACCCGAGGCCGGCTCTGACGCCACTTCACAAAAAACCACCGCTGAAGACAAAGGAGAGTATTACCTGGTGAACGGAACAAAAAACTGGATTACCAATGCAGCTTGTGCTTCTGTTTACATCGTCATCGCACAAACCCATCCCGAGAAGAAACATCATGGCATCAACGCGCTGATTGTCGATGCCAAATCACCCGGCATTTCACTTGGCCAGCACGAGGACAAAATGGGCATGCGCAGCAGCGACACCCATTCGGTGATGTTCACCGATGTGATCGTCCCAAAAGAAAACAGGATAGGGGAGGACGGGTTCGGATTTAAATTTGCCATGCAGGCACTCGAAGGGGGCAGAATAAGCATTGCCGCCCAGGCCACAGGCATTGCGCAGGGTGCTTTCGAAAGGGCGTTGAAATACTCGAAAGAACGAAAAGCATTTGGAAAGTTGATCTCACAACACCAGGCCATTGCGTTTAAATTGGCCGACATGGCGCTCAAGATCGAGAATGCACGCAACCTTTACCTGAAAGCCGGTTGGCTGAAAGACCACGGAAAACCATTTGCTAAAGAAAGCGCTATGGCGAAACTCTACGCAGCCGATATCGCAATGGAAGTGACCACCGAAGCTGTTCAGATCCACGGCGGGTATGGCTATGTGAAAGAATACCATGTTGAACGTCTGATGCGTGAAGCCAAACTTACCCAGATTTACGAGGGCACATCCGAAATACAGAAGATCGTCATCTCGCGGTTGCTGCTTCAGGATTAA
- a CDS encoding GxxExxY protein yields MNENELSNKIIGCAIEVHKQLGPGLLESAYQECLFYEIKQAGLKVQKEKPMPIVYKEVKLDHGYRIDLLVEEKVVVEIKTVEAFSDVHTAQVLTYLRLGNYKLGLLLNFQTTVLKDGIKRVIN; encoded by the coding sequence ATGAACGAAAATGAATTATCAAACAAGATTATTGGATGTGCCATTGAAGTACATAAACAATTAGGTCCCGGGTTATTGGAATCTGCATATCAGGAATGTTTGTTTTATGAGATCAAGCAGGCTGGCTTAAAGGTTCAAAAAGAAAAACCTATGCCAATTGTTTATAAAGAAGTTAAGCTTGATCACGGTTATAGGATCGATTTGCTAGTCGAAGAAAAGGTAGTAGTAGAAATAAAAACTGTTGAGGCATTTAGTGATGTGCATACTGCCCAGGTTCTTACTTATTTAAGATTAGGCAATTATAAACTTGGTTTGCTTCTAAATTTTCAGACTACCGTACTTAAAGATGGCATTAAAAGAGTCATAAATTAA
- a CDS encoding electron transfer flavoprotein subunit beta/FixA family protein encodes MKILICISNVPDTTTKIKPTADQKAIDLANVQWIINPWDELALTRALELKEASGGKIEKITVLTVGDKIAEPTIRKALAIGADDAIRVNADPKDNYYTAFQIAEALKNNHYDIIICGIESSDYNGSALGGMLAEFMDMPGVSSVSKLDIEGDTVKVNREIPGGFEVVEVETPFVAVVQKGIAKEPRIPSMRGIMMARSKPLTVVEPVAAEPLTTFTSYNTPKPKAACRMVDAEQVEELVSLLHNEAKII; translated from the coding sequence ATGAAGATATTAATCTGTATCAGCAACGTGCCTGATACCACAACCAAAATCAAACCTACTGCCGATCAAAAAGCCATCGACCTGGCCAACGTACAGTGGATCATCAATCCATGGGACGAACTGGCACTAACCCGTGCCCTTGAGTTAAAAGAAGCTTCAGGTGGTAAAATTGAAAAAATTACGGTACTCACTGTCGGTGATAAGATAGCCGAACCCACCATCCGCAAGGCACTGGCCATTGGCGCTGATGACGCTATCAGGGTGAATGCAGACCCAAAAGACAATTATTACACTGCCTTCCAGATTGCTGAAGCATTGAAAAACAATCATTACGACATCATCATTTGTGGCATTGAATCATCTGACTACAACGGCTCAGCTTTGGGTGGAATGTTGGCTGAGTTTATGGACATGCCTGGCGTTTCATCGGTGTCAAAGCTTGACATTGAAGGCGATACGGTAAAGGTTAACCGCGAAATCCCCGGAGGATTTGAAGTGGTGGAAGTAGAAACCCCTTTTGTGGCAGTAGTGCAGAAGGGAATCGCTAAAGAACCGCGTATCCCCTCAATGCGTGGTATCATGATGGCACGCAGCAAGCCGCTTACAGTTGTCGAACCGGTCGCCGCAGAACCATTGACAACTTTCACGTCTTACAATACACCAAAGCCCAAAGCTGCATGCAGGATGGTGGATGCCGAACAGGTGGAGGAACTGGTGAGCCTGCTTCACAACGAAGCCAAAATAATTTGA
- a CDS encoding electron transfer flavoprotein subunit alpha/FixB family protein, whose protein sequence is MNKVIIFAENFDGKFKKATFEAVSYGAEIAGQMGGEAIAISIGDVAAEELAILGNYGASKVLSLKNEALKTLDARAYARAIAQAVEKEAASVLIFTGSNASKAIAPRVAVRLKAGMVFGANGLPTSLSPFTVPKKVFHGKAFADVAFNSDIKVISLAQNSYGVIENKKAVAIEHLDATFDASIIKTKVTSVEKSTGKILLNDAEVIVSGGRGMKNPDNWKPLEELADILGAALACSRPVSDEGWRSHSEHVGQTGKIVAPNLYFAFGISGAIQHLAGVSSSKVIVAVNTDKEAPIFSAADYGIIGDVHAVLPRLNAALKKFKAEN, encoded by the coding sequence ATGAATAAAGTAATCATATTCGCAGAGAATTTTGACGGAAAATTTAAAAAAGCCACTTTTGAAGCTGTTTCTTATGGAGCTGAGATTGCGGGGCAAATGGGTGGAGAAGCTATTGCCATTTCGATCGGCGATGTTGCCGCCGAAGAGCTGGCAATATTAGGTAATTACGGCGCTTCAAAGGTTTTGTCACTAAAAAATGAAGCATTGAAAACCCTTGATGCAAGAGCCTATGCAAGAGCCATTGCACAGGCAGTGGAGAAAGAAGCAGCCAGTGTGCTGATCTTTACCGGGTCCAATGCTTCAAAAGCCATTGCACCGCGCGTTGCCGTCAGACTGAAAGCCGGAATGGTGTTTGGCGCCAATGGCCTTCCCACAAGCCTGAGCCCTTTCACGGTCCCAAAAAAAGTGTTTCACGGGAAAGCCTTCGCTGATGTGGCTTTTAATTCCGACATCAAAGTAATCAGTTTAGCGCAAAACTCTTACGGTGTGATTGAAAATAAAAAGGCAGTTGCAATCGAGCATCTGGATGCTACTTTTGATGCTTCGATCATCAAAACTAAAGTAACCAGTGTGGAGAAGAGCACCGGCAAAATCCTGCTCAACGATGCAGAAGTCATTGTCTCTGGTGGTCGCGGCATGAAAAACCCCGATAACTGGAAACCGCTCGAAGAACTGGCCGACATCCTTGGGGCTGCGCTGGCCTGCTCACGTCCTGTTTCTGACGAAGGATGGAGGTCACACTCGGAACACGTTGGGCAAACCGGTAAAATCGTGGCGCCAAACCTCTACTTTGCATTTGGAATATCCGGCGCTATCCAGCATTTGGCCGGCGTCAGCTCTTCAAAAGTGATTGTAGCGGTGAATACAGATAAAGAGGCGCCGATTTTCTCGGCTGCCGACTACGGTATCATCGGCGATGTGCATGCTGTACTCCCCAGGCTAAATGCCGCATTGAAGAAGTTTAAGGCTGAGAATTAG